The Microbacterium limosum genome contains a region encoding:
- a CDS encoding phage holin family protein: MRFIVRVVVNAFAIWVVTLIPALQVTVTPFAPGETLQLVLTLLLVAAIFAIVNSVLGTVIRIVAIPLYILTLGLISLVINGFLLWFTAWITSFFGFGLSVGDFWWGVLAALIISVINWIFGIILRPKEKRD; encoded by the coding sequence ATGCGCTTCATCGTCCGAGTCGTCGTCAACGCGTTCGCGATCTGGGTCGTCACCCTCATCCCCGCGCTCCAGGTGACCGTCACGCCCTTCGCCCCCGGCGAGACGCTGCAGCTCGTGCTGACCCTGCTGCTCGTCGCGGCGATCTTCGCGATCGTCAACAGCGTGCTCGGCACGGTGATCCGCATCGTCGCGATCCCGCTCTACATCCTCACGCTCGGCCTGATCTCGCTCGTCATCAACGGCTTCCTGCTGTGGTTCACGGCGTGGATCACGTCGTTCTTCGGCTTCGGCCTGAGCGTCGGCGACTTCTGGTGGGGCGTGCTCGCGGCGCTGATCATCTCGGTGATCAACTGGATCTTCGGCATCATCCTGCGGCCGAAGGAGAAGCGGGACTGA
- a CDS encoding metal ABC transporter solute-binding protein, Zn/Mn family: MTRYRRILPLFALPAASALVLAGCAGGTDAAGPGDDAITVVASTNVYGDIAQQVVGDVEGVDVESIITSGAQDPHDYEPSAQDQLTVSRADLIIENGGGYDSFIDALIDSSGTDAHVITAAESSHDWPGEDGDSHEHDHSEDEHSEEEHAAEEGHDHSGHDHIEGFNEHVWYDPHTIEHVAEHIADELGELMPAEADTFLANAEQFAAEIAGLEESLAIIASENAGAAVFVTEPVPVYLVSAAELENVTPEAFSEAVEEGQDVPPATLLEALGLLESRDVRVVIANAQTGGAETTQVIDAAETAGIPVIEFTETLPEGQTYISWMQENIEALAGALAE; this comes from the coding sequence GTGACCCGATACCGCCGCATCCTGCCCCTGTTCGCTCTCCCCGCCGCGTCGGCGCTCGTCCTCGCGGGCTGTGCCGGGGGGACGGATGCCGCCGGCCCCGGCGACGACGCGATCACGGTCGTCGCCTCGACCAACGTCTACGGCGACATCGCCCAGCAGGTCGTCGGCGACGTGGAGGGCGTCGACGTCGAGTCGATCATCACCTCCGGCGCGCAGGACCCGCACGACTACGAGCCGAGTGCGCAGGACCAGCTCACCGTCTCGCGCGCCGATCTCATCATCGAGAACGGGGGCGGATACGACTCGTTCATCGATGCCCTGATCGACTCCAGCGGCACCGACGCGCACGTGATCACGGCCGCGGAGTCCTCGCACGACTGGCCCGGGGAGGACGGCGACTCCCACGAGCACGACCACTCCGAGGACGAGCACTCCGAGGAGGAACACGCGGCCGAGGAGGGGCACGACCACTCCGGTCACGACCACATCGAGGGCTTCAACGAGCACGTCTGGTACGACCCGCACACGATCGAGCACGTCGCCGAGCACATCGCCGACGAGCTCGGCGAGCTGATGCCGGCCGAGGCCGACACCTTCCTGGCCAACGCGGAGCAGTTCGCCGCCGAGATAGCGGGGCTCGAGGAGTCGCTCGCGATCATCGCGAGCGAGAACGCGGGGGCCGCGGTGTTCGTGACCGAGCCGGTGCCGGTCTACCTCGTCTCGGCTGCGGAGCTCGAGAACGTGACCCCGGAGGCCTTCAGCGAGGCGGTCGAAGAGGGCCAGGACGTGCCCCCGGCCACGCTCCTCGAGGCGCTCGGCCTCCTCGAGTCCCGCGACGTCCGCGTCGTCATCGCCAACGCGCAGACGGGCGGGGCGGAGACGACGCAGGTGATCGATGCCGCCGAGACCGCCGGCATCCCGGTGATCGAGTTCACGGAAACGCTCCCCGAGGGCCAGACTTACATCTCGTGGATGCAGGAGAACATCGAGGCGCTCGCCGGCGCACTGGCGGAGTGA
- a CDS encoding dihydrolipoamide acetyltransferase family protein, which translates to MSTQTFLLPDVGEGLTEAEIVSWRVAPGDEVAINDVIVEIETAKSIVELPSPFAGVVGELLASEGDTVEVGAPIITIGAARGEADAPDDSAAAPDPAEESGSVLVGYGGGGHVSSRRRKKAERPVAASVGVVAKPPIRKLAKDLGVELSSVEPSGPAGEVTREDVVRHASQASVFRNIETPEWGAVREETIAVPAAEPAASAPAPRATDDAREESIPVKGVRKATATAMTSSAYTAPHVSVWVDVDATRTMELVKRLKASPDFADTKVSPLLIMARAVIWAVRRTPMVNAAWVDAEGGAQIRVHHYVNLGIAAATPRGLLVPNIKDAQALNTRELARALEKLTLTAREGKTSPEDQRGGTITITNIGVFGVDAGTPIINPGEVGIVALGAIRQKPWVVDGEVRPRWVTTVSGSFDHRVVDGDGISRFIADVASVLEEPALLLD; encoded by the coding sequence ATGAGCACGCAGACGTTCCTGCTCCCCGACGTCGGAGAGGGCCTGACCGAGGCCGAGATCGTCTCGTGGCGCGTCGCGCCCGGCGACGAGGTCGCGATCAACGACGTGATCGTGGAGATCGAGACCGCCAAGTCGATCGTCGAGCTGCCCTCGCCCTTCGCCGGCGTCGTCGGCGAACTCCTCGCCTCCGAGGGCGACACCGTCGAGGTGGGTGCGCCGATCATCACGATCGGCGCAGCGCGAGGGGAGGCGGACGCGCCGGACGATTCCGCGGCTGCGCCCGATCCCGCGGAGGAGAGCGGCTCCGTGCTCGTCGGCTACGGCGGGGGCGGACACGTGAGCTCCCGCCGCCGCAAGAAGGCCGAGCGCCCCGTCGCCGCGTCGGTGGGCGTCGTCGCGAAGCCCCCCATCCGCAAGCTCGCGAAGGACCTCGGCGTCGAGCTCTCGTCCGTCGAGCCCTCGGGCCCGGCCGGCGAGGTCACCCGCGAGGACGTCGTTCGCCACGCCTCGCAGGCGAGCGTGTTCCGCAACATCGAGACCCCCGAGTGGGGGGCCGTGCGCGAGGAGACGATCGCCGTTCCCGCGGCGGAGCCCGCGGCATCCGCCCCCGCTCCTCGCGCGACGGACGACGCACGTGAGGAGTCGATCCCCGTCAAGGGCGTGCGCAAGGCGACCGCCACGGCGATGACCAGCAGCGCGTACACGGCGCCGCACGTCTCGGTCTGGGTGGACGTCGACGCCACGCGGACGATGGAGCTCGTCAAGCGGCTGAAGGCCTCGCCGGACTTCGCCGACACCAAGGTCTCGCCGCTGCTGATCATGGCTCGCGCCGTGATCTGGGCGGTGCGGCGCACGCCGATGGTCAACGCGGCCTGGGTCGACGCGGAGGGGGGCGCGCAGATCCGCGTGCACCACTACGTCAACCTCGGCATCGCGGCCGCGACGCCCCGGGGCCTGCTCGTGCCGAACATCAAGGATGCGCAGGCGCTCAACACCCGCGAGCTCGCGCGCGCGCTCGAGAAGCTCACCCTCACGGCCCGCGAGGGCAAGACGAGCCCCGAGGACCAGCGCGGCGGCACGATCACGATCACAAACATCGGCGTGTTCGGCGTCGACGCGGGAACCCCGATCATCAACCCGGGTGAGGTCGGGATCGTCGCTCTCGGCGCGATCCGTCAGAAGCCGTGGGTCGTCGACGGCGAGGTGCGCCCGCGCTGGGTCACGACGGTGTCGGGCTCGTTCGACCACCGCGTCGTCGACGGCGACGGCATCTCGCGCTTCATCGCCGACGTCGCGTCGGTGCTCGAGGAACCCGCGCTGCTGCTCGACTGA
- the purB gene encoding adenylosuccinate lyase: MTSLPFQPLSPLDGRYRPAVAPLSEHLSEAGLNRARVEVEVEWIIALTDRSLFDTSPLPEESKLALRALYLAFGQQEIDWLAEREAVTRHDVKAVEYLVRDRLSSLGLDAIAELTHFGCTSEDINSLAYALTVKRAALEVWLPALRAVIDRVAALADEHRDAAMLSRTHGQPATPTTMGKELAVFAGRLRRVADQVAASEFLGKFSGATGTWSAHVAAAPEVAWPTVAREFVESLGLGFNPLTTQIESHDWQVELYDRIRHAGGILHNLATDVWTYISLGYFTQIPVAGATGSSTMPHKINPIRFENAEANLEIAGALLASLSTTLVTSRLQRDLTDSSTQRNIGVAFGHSLLALDNLHRGLGEISLAEDALLADLDANWEVLGEAIQTVVRAEVVAGRSRISDPYALLKELTRGRRVGAEDLAAFVQTLEIGDDAKARLLALTPATYTGLATELY, translated from the coding sequence TTGACGTCGCTGCCCTTCCAGCCGCTCAGCCCCCTCGATGGCCGGTACCGCCCCGCGGTCGCCCCGCTGTCCGAACACCTCTCGGAGGCCGGCCTCAACCGCGCGCGGGTCGAGGTGGAGGTCGAGTGGATCATCGCTCTCACCGATCGCTCGCTGTTCGACACCTCACCGCTGCCCGAGGAAAGCAAGCTCGCGCTGCGCGCCCTCTACCTCGCGTTCGGGCAGCAGGAGATCGACTGGCTCGCCGAGCGCGAAGCGGTCACCCGCCACGACGTGAAGGCCGTCGAGTACCTGGTCCGCGATCGCCTGTCCTCGCTCGGCCTCGACGCGATCGCCGAGCTGACGCACTTCGGCTGCACGAGCGAGGACATCAACTCACTCGCCTACGCGCTCACCGTCAAGCGGGCCGCGCTCGAGGTCTGGCTGCCGGCCCTCCGCGCCGTCATCGACCGCGTCGCCGCGCTCGCCGACGAGCACCGCGACGCCGCCATGCTCTCGCGCACCCACGGTCAGCCCGCGACCCCCACCACGATGGGCAAGGAGCTCGCGGTGTTCGCGGGGCGCCTCCGCCGCGTCGCCGACCAGGTCGCGGCATCCGAGTTCCTCGGCAAGTTCTCCGGCGCCACCGGCACGTGGTCGGCGCACGTCGCCGCGGCGCCCGAGGTGGCGTGGCCGACCGTCGCCCGGGAGTTCGTCGAGTCGCTGGGGCTCGGCTTCAACCCGCTCACGACGCAGATCGAGTCGCACGACTGGCAGGTGGAGCTGTACGACCGCATCCGTCACGCGGGCGGCATCCTCCACAACCTCGCCACCGACGTGTGGACCTACATCTCGCTCGGCTACTTCACGCAGATCCCCGTCGCGGGCGCCACCGGCTCGTCGACGATGCCGCACAAGATCAACCCGATCCGGTTCGAGAACGCCGAGGCCAACCTCGAGATCGCGGGCGCCCTGCTCGCGTCGCTGTCGACGACGCTCGTCACGAGCCGCCTGCAGCGCGACCTCACCGACTCCTCGACGCAGCGGAACATCGGCGTCGCGTTCGGGCACTCGCTGCTCGCGCTCGACAACCTGCACCGCGGGCTCGGCGAGATCTCGCTCGCGGAGGACGCGCTGCTGGCCGACCTCGACGCCAACTGGGAGGTGCTCGGCGAGGCGATCCAGACCGTCGTGCGCGCCGAGGTCGTCGCGGGCCGCTCGCGGATCAGCGACCCCTACGCCCTCCTGAAGGAGCTCACGCGCGGCCGCCGCGTCGGCGCGGAAGACCTCGCCGCGTTCGTGCAGACCCTCGAGATCGGCGACGACGCCAAGGCGCGCCTGCTCGCTCTCACCCCCGCGACCTACACGGGGCTGGCGACCGAGCTCTACTGA
- a CDS encoding histidinol-phosphate transaminase produces MPTYKQGRQADASAHKLSSNENPFEPLPGVLEALAAATEINRYPDATAAALRARLAARYGVDLEAVHVAAGSVSILAQLIAATAGAGDEVLYAWRSFEAYPLLVTVAGATSVTVPVGPDGRHDLAAMAAAVTPRTRVVLVCSPNNPTGPAVRRAEFESFLAALPSDLLVVLDEAYAEFVTDPEAVDGLGPAGYRDRPQVVVLRTFSKAFGLAGLRIGYAIGHPRVLDAARATAIPLSVTAQAERAALASLEMEPALRERVAALVERRDRLVAGLREAGWRVPDAQGNFVWLATGEQTMQVAARFDEAGLIVRPFAGDGVRISVGADESVDSVIRIAASVVEGLPEGHPARALA; encoded by the coding sequence ATGCCCACCTACAAGCAGGGCCGGCAGGCGGATGCCTCGGCCCACAAGCTCTCCAGCAACGAGAACCCCTTCGAGCCGCTGCCCGGCGTCCTCGAGGCGCTCGCCGCGGCGACCGAGATCAACCGGTACCCGGACGCCACCGCGGCGGCCCTTCGCGCCCGGCTCGCGGCGCGGTACGGCGTCGACCTCGAGGCGGTCCACGTGGCAGCGGGATCGGTGTCGATCCTGGCCCAGCTGATCGCCGCGACGGCCGGCGCCGGCGACGAGGTGCTGTACGCGTGGCGCTCGTTCGAGGCCTACCCCCTGCTGGTGACGGTCGCGGGCGCGACGAGCGTGACCGTCCCGGTCGGGCCCGACGGGCGGCACGACCTCGCGGCGATGGCGGCGGCGGTGACGCCGCGCACCAGGGTCGTCCTGGTCTGCAGCCCCAACAACCCGACGGGGCCCGCCGTGCGCCGCGCCGAGTTCGAGTCCTTCCTCGCCGCGCTGCCCTCCGACCTGCTCGTCGTCCTCGACGAGGCGTACGCGGAGTTCGTGACCGATCCGGAGGCGGTCGACGGTCTCGGGCCCGCGGGGTATCGCGACCGCCCGCAGGTGGTCGTGCTGCGAACCTTCTCCAAGGCCTTCGGACTCGCGGGACTGCGCATCGGCTACGCGATCGGCCATCCCCGCGTGCTCGACGCGGCGCGGGCCACGGCCATTCCGCTGTCGGTGACGGCGCAGGCCGAGCGGGCGGCCCTCGCGAGCCTCGAGATGGAGCCCGCGCTGCGTGAGCGCGTCGCGGCGCTCGTCGAGCGACGGGACCGGCTCGTGGCGGGCCTGCGGGAGGCCGGATGGCGGGTGCCCGACGCGCAGGGGAACTTCGTCTGGCTCGCCACGGGCGAGCAGACGATGCAGGTCGCGGCTCGCTTCGACGAGGCCGGTCTCATCGTCCGTCCGTTCGCCGGCGACGGGGTGCGGATCTCGGTCGGAGCGGACGAATCTGTCGACAGCGTCATACGGATCGCGGCATCCGTTGTGGAGGGTCTACCCGAGGGTCACCCGGCGAGGGCATTAGCGTAG
- a CDS encoding acyl-CoA synthetase: MSSPSVPAERFAVHHVQLARAGAAAIAALMITFSPDHSAAVGLSVFSGFGILTAIVFFLAAWLTYPAGRRWAPLSLGAVAVIAGMIAGIGPWRTSTTFFVLVIAWAFVSGAVELLSGLRERRADAARRGQARDAVTVGILTLVLGAAMLVIPAQYVLEYTIDEAGTFTLTGTTIAVGVFGGYAAIVAVYLAIAAFSPRPKAAGEADAVAPAPEEGTA, from the coding sequence GTGTCAAGCCCGTCCGTCCCCGCCGAGCGCTTCGCCGTGCACCACGTGCAGCTGGCCCGCGCCGGTGCCGCGGCGATCGCGGCGCTGATGATCACGTTCTCCCCCGATCACTCCGCGGCGGTCGGACTCTCGGTGTTCAGCGGGTTCGGCATCCTCACGGCGATCGTGTTCTTCCTCGCGGCGTGGCTGACCTATCCCGCCGGCAGGCGGTGGGCGCCGCTCTCGCTCGGGGCGGTCGCGGTCATCGCCGGAATGATCGCCGGGATCGGCCCCTGGCGCACGAGCACGACCTTCTTCGTCCTCGTCATCGCGTGGGCGTTCGTGTCGGGCGCGGTGGAGCTCCTCTCCGGGCTCCGCGAGCGCCGGGCCGACGCCGCGCGGCGCGGACAGGCACGGGATGCCGTGACCGTCGGCATCCTCACCCTCGTCCTGGGCGCCGCGATGCTCGTGATCCCGGCGCAGTACGTGCTCGAGTACACGATCGACGAAGCGGGCACCTTCACCCTGACCGGGACGACGATCGCCGTCGGCGTGTTCGGCGGGTACGCCGCCATCGTGGCGGTCTACCTCGCGATCGCCGCCTTCTCCCCCCGCCCGAAGGCCGCCGGTGAGGCGGATGCCGTGGCCCCCGCGCCCGAGGAGGGCACCGCATGA
- a CDS encoding thiamine pyrophosphate-dependent dehydrogenase E1 component subunit alpha encodes MIPLEAPDVVRVLAPDGTLAPTAAAERYLPLVEALTDADLEGFYRDMATVRAFDREATNLQRQGQLALWPPSFGQEAAQVGSAYAARRQDHLFPSYREHIVCMIRGVDPVDIIRVMKGLTHGGWDPTDPKNGNTHIYTLVLGSQTLHAAGFGMGLAFDGRCGTGDPERDEAVIVYYGDGASSQGDVHEAMVFAASYNAPQVFFLQNNQWAISVPVSTQSKAPLVDRGRGYGMPSVQIDGNDVLASFAVTRASLDEARGGAGPRAIEAVTYRRGAHTTSDDPTKYRTPEEEQAWALRDPIERMRAYLRGRGASDAFFDGVEEHSRAVAEDARVRTLELGVPTHEAMFAHVYSEPHPLIDEQRRWLRDYEASFEEAGR; translated from the coding sequence GTGATCCCGCTCGAAGCCCCGGATGTCGTGCGCGTGCTCGCGCCCGACGGAACCCTCGCGCCCACGGCCGCCGCGGAGCGGTACCTCCCGCTGGTGGAGGCGCTGACCGATGCCGACCTCGAAGGCTTCTACCGCGACATGGCGACCGTGCGCGCCTTCGACAGGGAGGCGACGAACCTCCAGCGGCAGGGGCAGCTGGCCCTGTGGCCGCCGAGCTTCGGGCAGGAGGCGGCCCAGGTGGGGTCGGCGTACGCCGCGCGGCGGCAGGATCACCTCTTCCCCTCCTACCGCGAGCACATCGTGTGCATGATCCGCGGCGTGGACCCCGTCGACATCATCCGCGTCATGAAGGGCCTCACCCACGGGGGATGGGATCCCACCGACCCGAAGAACGGGAACACCCACATCTACACGCTCGTGCTGGGGTCGCAGACGCTGCACGCGGCGGGGTTCGGGATGGGGCTCGCGTTCGACGGGCGTTGCGGCACGGGAGACCCCGAGCGCGACGAAGCCGTCATCGTCTACTACGGCGATGGCGCCTCGAGCCAGGGCGACGTGCACGAGGCGATGGTGTTCGCCGCCAGCTACAACGCCCCGCAGGTGTTCTTCCTGCAGAACAACCAATGGGCGATCTCCGTCCCCGTCTCGACGCAGTCGAAGGCCCCCCTGGTCGATCGCGGGCGGGGGTACGGGATGCCGAGCGTGCAGATCGACGGCAACGACGTGCTGGCGAGCTTCGCGGTCACCCGCGCGAGCCTCGACGAGGCGCGAGGCGGCGCCGGCCCCCGGGCGATCGAGGCGGTGACCTATCGCCGCGGCGCGCACACCACGAGCGACGACCCGACGAAGTACCGCACTCCGGAGGAGGAGCAGGCCTGGGCGCTGCGTGACCCGATCGAGCGCATGCGGGCGTACCTGCGGGGCCGCGGGGCATCCGACGCCTTCTTCGACGGCGTGGAGGAGCACTCCCGCGCGGTGGCGGAGGATGCCCGCGTACGCACCCTCGAGCTGGGGGTACCCACGCACGAGGCGATGTTCGCGCACGTGTACAGCGAGCCGCATCCGCTGATCGACGAGCAGCGCCGCTGGCTGCGCGACTACGAGGCGTCGTTCGAGGAGGCGGGCCGATGA
- a CDS encoding DUF1801 domain-containing protein, whose translation MRACRDLPGNLIRAGEIARAGIMAGNGSAQDGFSDAERAAMKERAAELRAQRGGAKKADQAQAVQDKIAEMPDEERALAERVHAIVVMNAPQLDPKLWYGMPAYAKDGAVVCFFQAATKFDSRYCTVGFNDAAALDDGPMWPTAFALTAMTPETEARLVELVRRAVGAPAPSEEPGT comes from the coding sequence GTGCGCGCGTGCCGCGACCTGCCGGGGAACCTCATCCGCGCGGGCGAGATCGCCCGAGCAGGAATCATGGCGGGGAACGGATCGGCCCAGGACGGCTTCAGCGACGCCGAACGCGCCGCGATGAAGGAGAGGGCCGCCGAGCTGCGCGCCCAGCGCGGCGGAGCGAAGAAGGCCGATCAGGCGCAGGCGGTGCAGGACAAGATCGCCGAGATGCCGGACGAGGAGCGTGCGCTCGCGGAGAGGGTGCACGCGATCGTGGTGATGAACGCGCCTCAGCTGGATCCCAAGCTCTGGTACGGCATGCCCGCGTATGCGAAGGACGGCGCGGTGGTGTGCTTCTTCCAGGCGGCCACCAAGTTCGACAGCCGGTACTGCACCGTCGGTTTCAACGATGCCGCCGCGCTCGATGACGGCCCGATGTGGCCGACCGCGTTCGCGCTCACGGCGATGACGCCGGAGACCGAGGCGCGGCTGGTCGAGCTCGTGCGCCGAGCGGTGGGCGCCCCCGCGCCGAGCGAGGAGCCGGGCACCTAG
- a CDS encoding alpha-ketoacid dehydrogenase subunit beta, translating into MSAPTTMPFSRALNAGMRRALEDNDRVLLMGEDIGPLGGVFRVTEGLQADFGDRRVIDTPLAESGIVGTAIGLAMAGFRPVCEIQFDGFVFPAFDQITSQLAKLTNRHEGALSMPVVIRIPYGGHIGAVEHHQESPEAYFTHTPGLRVVSPSTPNDAYWMIQDAIASDDPVVFLEPKSRYWQKGEVDTSARALPLHASRIVRRGTDVTLVGHGAIVTTLLQAASLAEAEGVSCEVVDVRSLSPVDYGPILDSVRSTGRMVYAQEAPGFTSLGSEVAATVMERAFYSLEAPVLRVSGFDTPFPAAKLEGAYLPDADRILEAVDRTLAY; encoded by the coding sequence ATGAGCGCACCCACCACGATGCCGTTCAGCCGCGCCCTCAACGCCGGCATGCGGCGCGCCCTCGAAGACAACGACCGCGTGCTGCTGATGGGTGAGGACATCGGCCCCCTGGGTGGCGTCTTCCGCGTCACGGAGGGCCTGCAGGCCGACTTCGGCGACCGCCGGGTGATCGACACCCCGCTCGCGGAGTCCGGGATCGTCGGCACCGCCATCGGCCTCGCGATGGCCGGGTTCCGGCCCGTCTGCGAGATCCAGTTCGACGGCTTCGTGTTCCCCGCCTTCGACCAGATCACCTCCCAGCTGGCCAAGTTGACCAACCGCCACGAGGGCGCGCTGAGCATGCCCGTCGTGATTCGCATCCCCTACGGGGGCCACATCGGTGCGGTCGAGCACCACCAGGAGAGCCCCGAGGCGTACTTCACGCACACGCCCGGTCTGCGGGTCGTGAGCCCGTCCACGCCCAACGACGCCTACTGGATGATCCAGGATGCGATCGCGAGCGACGACCCGGTGGTCTTCCTCGAGCCCAAGAGCCGCTACTGGCAGAAGGGCGAGGTCGACACGAGCGCCCGCGCGCTGCCGCTGCACGCGAGCCGGATCGTGCGCCGCGGCACCGACGTCACCCTCGTCGGGCACGGGGCCATCGTCACGACTTTGCTGCAGGCCGCGTCGCTCGCCGAGGCGGAGGGCGTCAGTTGCGAGGTCGTCGACGTGCGCTCGCTCTCGCCCGTCGACTACGGCCCGATCCTCGACTCGGTGCGCTCGACCGGCCGCATGGTCTACGCGCAGGAGGCACCCGGCTTCACGAGCCTCGGCAGCGAGGTCGCCGCGACCGTCATGGAGCGCGCCTTCTACTCGCTCGAGGCGCCCGTGCTGCGGGTGTCGGGGTTCGACACACCCTTCCCCGCGGCGAAGCTGGAGGGAGCGTACCTTCCCGACGCCGACCGCATCCTCGAGGCCGTCGACCGCACGCTCGCTTACTGA
- a CDS encoding metal ABC transporter ATP-binding protein, with product MSSARPLEISGAALQRGERTIWSGLDLSVEPGEFVAVLGPSGSGKTTLLRAILGLERLTEGAITALGEPVRRPGNRRIGYIPQSRPLPRDAALRGRDLVALGVSGHRFGPPIPRRADRERVDALLGAVDARGFADRPVGQLSGGEQQRLRAGQALADDPRLLLCDEPLTSLDLANQQSVISLIDRHRREKDAAVLFVTHDINPVLGKVDRILYLANGRFTLGRPDEVLTSRVLTDLYGAPVFVLRAGDRLVVVGAPDAEASHHHHEHEAGDHA from the coding sequence GTGAGCTCCGCGCGCCCCCTCGAGATCTCCGGTGCCGCGCTGCAGCGCGGCGAGCGCACGATATGGTCGGGCCTCGATCTGTCGGTCGAGCCGGGCGAGTTCGTCGCCGTGCTCGGCCCGAGCGGCTCCGGCAAGACCACGCTCCTGCGCGCGATCCTCGGCCTGGAGCGCCTCACCGAGGGCGCCATCACCGCCCTCGGTGAACCCGTGCGCCGGCCGGGCAATCGCCGCATCGGCTACATCCCGCAGTCCCGGCCGCTCCCGCGCGACGCGGCGCTGCGGGGCCGTGACCTCGTCGCGCTCGGGGTGAGCGGCCATCGCTTCGGGCCTCCCATCCCGCGTCGCGCCGATCGCGAGCGCGTGGACGCCCTGCTCGGCGCCGTCGATGCCCGGGGGTTCGCCGACCGGCCCGTGGGCCAGCTCTCCGGCGGAGAGCAGCAGCGGCTCCGCGCGGGCCAGGCGCTCGCCGACGACCCGCGCCTGCTGCTCTGCGACGAGCCGCTGACGAGCCTCGACCTCGCCAACCAGCAGTCGGTCATCTCGCTCATCGACCGTCACCGGCGGGAGAAGGACGCCGCGGTCCTCTTCGTCACGCACGACATCAACCCCGTGCTCGGCAAGGTGGACCGCATCCTCTACCTCGCGAACGGCCGCTTCACGCTCGGCAGGCCCGACGAGGTGCTCACCTCCCGCGTGCTCACCGATCTGTACGGCGCCCCCGTCTTCGTGCTCCGGGCGGGCGACCGCCTCGTCGTGGTCGGGGCCCCGGATGCCGAGGCCTCCCACCATCACCACGAGCACGAAG
- a CDS encoding amino acid transporter has translation MSDRPTRRALMRPVQLLGIAFACAVFAGVVTFFSAGGFQTGGGTSVLPLALVVAGVTFIGVLLGLSLLLLAVDPAQVERPVDRPVLLPDEPADDSGDGDAAASPRAQ, from the coding sequence ATGAGCGACCGACCCACCCGCCGCGCCCTGATGCGCCCCGTTCAGCTGCTGGGCATCGCCTTCGCGTGCGCCGTCTTCGCGGGCGTCGTCACGTTCTTCTCCGCGGGCGGCTTCCAGACCGGCGGCGGCACGAGCGTGCTTCCGCTCGCGCTCGTCGTCGCCGGCGTGACGTTCATCGGCGTGCTGCTCGGGCTCTCGCTGCTGCTCCTCGCGGTCGACCCCGCGCAGGTGGAGCGGCCCGTCGACCGCCCCGTGCTGCTGCCGGACGAGCCTGCGGACGACTCCGGCGACGGGGATGCAGCGGCATCCCCCCGCGCTCAGTAG
- a CDS encoding low molecular weight protein-tyrosine-phosphatase, whose product MGDMSRPDDSSAFRVVFVCTGNICRSPMADVVFRQMADAAGLSSRVASTSAATGDWHVGEQADHRTLAALERQGYDGRIHRARQFTLESFAANDLVVALDRSHERILRGWAPSEEDAGKVALLMSFEPRPHTLDVPDPYYAGPAMFDDVLGMIESATRSLFRQLEPALRSGSRSPFLTPPGALS is encoded by the coding sequence ATGGGCGACATGTCGCGACCCGATGACTCTTCGGCGTTCCGCGTCGTCTTCGTCTGCACCGGAAACATCTGCCGCTCGCCCATGGCCGATGTCGTCTTCCGGCAGATGGCGGATGCCGCGGGCCTGTCCTCGCGCGTCGCGTCGACCAGTGCGGCGACCGGCGACTGGCATGTGGGCGAGCAGGCGGACCACCGCACGCTCGCCGCACTGGAGCGCCAGGGCTACGACGGTCGCATCCATCGTGCGCGGCAGTTCACCCTCGAGTCGTTCGCCGCGAACGACCTCGTGGTGGCGCTCGACCGCAGCCACGAGCGGATCCTGCGCGGGTGGGCGCCCAGCGAGGAGGATGCCGGCAAGGTGGCGCTGCTGATGTCCTTCGAACCCCGGCCCCACACGCTCGACGTGCCCGACCCCTACTACGCGGGGCCCGCGATGTTCGACGACGTGCTCGGTATGATCGAGAGCGCGACCCGGTCTCTCTTCCGCCAGCTGGAGCCCGCGCTCCGTTCGGGGTCGCGATCCCCTTTCCTCACCCCGCCCGGAGCTCTGTCTTGA